The following coding sequences lie in one Fimbriimonadaceae bacterium genomic window:
- a CDS encoding ATP-grasp domain-containing protein: protein MSDYDIGFLGGGQLARMSIMAAQRMGLRCLSLDTAGSPASQVADSVEGLLVDPATVAVLLGQCDKVTWDSEFIPVHVVAQAVGQAGFDRSRVVPGLETMQTVQDKFVQRAAYSRAGVPGPEAMPVECLEDLDLAVARLGLPLVLKARFGGYDGKGTKTLRTREDVVNAEEVASSGKWMAEAFVPFRREVAVMVCRSAQETLCFPTVETVQTDHVCDLVFPAGVDASAVAVAAVEALGGYGLFGVELFELEDGSFMVNETAPRPHNSGHYTLDWGGPSQFEQHARLVMGLPLAPTTGHDTCMANLLGQPDAGDWQEGLRAALSAEPGAHVHWYGKAQSKPGRKMGHINVAGPDCVDRAKAARAAFYAGWTRP from the coding sequence ATGAGCGACTACGACATCGGGTTTCTGGGCGGCGGACAGCTGGCGCGCATGTCCATCATGGCCGCGCAACGCATGGGGCTCCGCTGCCTGAGCCTGGACACAGCCGGGTCTCCGGCAAGCCAAGTCGCCGACAGCGTCGAAGGCCTGCTCGTCGACCCGGCCACCGTCGCCGTCCTCTTGGGGCAATGCGACAAGGTCACCTGGGACAGCGAGTTCATCCCCGTCCATGTGGTGGCCCAGGCCGTCGGCCAGGCAGGCTTCGACAGAAGCCGGGTCGTCCCCGGTCTTGAGACGATGCAGACCGTCCAGGACAAGTTTGTCCAGCGGGCCGCCTACTCGCGGGCAGGGGTCCCTGGCCCCGAGGCAATGCCGGTGGAGTGCCTTGAAGACCTTGACCTTGCCGTGGCGAGGCTCGGCCTGCCCCTGGTCCTCAAGGCGCGTTTTGGCGGATATGACGGCAAAGGGACAAAGACCCTCCGCACTCGGGAGGACGTCGTCAACGCCGAGGAGGTCGCCTCGTCCGGCAAATGGATGGCCGAGGCGTTCGTCCCCTTCCGCCGCGAAGTCGCGGTGATGGTCTGTCGGTCGGCCCAAGAGACCCTTTGCTTCCCCACCGTCGAGACGGTGCAGACCGACCACGTCTGCGACTTGGTGTTCCCCGCCGGAGTCGACGCTTCCGCCGTCGCCGTCGCCGCCGTCGAGGCCCTGGGGGGGTACGGTCTCTTCGGTGTCGAGCTTTTTGAGCTAGAGGACGGGTCGTTCATGGTCAACGAGACCGCACCACGGCCACACAACTCAGGGCACTACACATTGGACTGGGGCGGGCCGAGCCAGTTCGAGCAGCACGCCCGGCTTGTCATGGGACTACCCTTGGCTCCGACAACCGGGCATGACACCTGTATGGCCAACCTGCTTGGGCAGCCGGACGCGGGTGACTGGCAGGAGGGCCTGCGCGCAGCTCTTAGTGCCGAGCCGGGTGCCCACGTCCACTGGTACGGCAAGGCCCAGTCCAAGCCAGGCCGCAAAATGGGGCATATCAACGTGGCGGGGCCCGACTGCGTCGACCGCGCCAAGGCCGCCCGGGCCGCCTTTTATGCCGGTTGGACCCGGCCCTGA
- a CDS encoding 50S ribosomal protein L25 gives MATLKAEPRSQVSSAATNRLRNSGQLPMALIRKSNETVLIQAEREAVKEVLSGQHGLLQATLALGGEEMKVVVKDSQRDPVSRRILHMTVQEVLGTDVIKVQVPVKVEGEPLAVTKKSATLMVPMSTVPVQAQVSALPDAIVVNVQGMKQNDKIAASDITLPDGVTFLCSPDTVLASTKQLRGMADFDDAPSAAASEGGEEASSAE, from the coding sequence ATGGCCACGCTGAAAGCTGAACCGCGCTCCCAGGTGTCGAGTGCTGCCACCAACCGCCTGCGCAACTCCGGGCAACTGCCGATGGCTCTCATCCGCAAGAGCAACGAGACCGTCCTGATCCAGGCCGAGCGCGAAGCGGTGAAGGAAGTCCTCTCCGGCCAGCACGGGCTTCTCCAGGCGACCCTCGCCCTGGGCGGTGAGGAAATGAAGGTGGTCGTCAAGGACTCCCAACGCGACCCCGTCAGCCGGCGCATCCTGCACATGACCGTCCAAGAGGTGCTCGGCACCGACGTCATCAAGGTGCAAGTCCCCGTCAAGGTCGAGGGCGAGCCCCTGGCCGTCACCAAGAAGTCGGCGACCCTTATGGTGCCCATGTCGACCGTGCCGGTCCAGGCTCAGGTCAGCGCGCTGCCCGACGCGATCGTCGTCAACGTGCAGGGCATGAAGCAAAATGACAAGATCGCCGCAAGCGACATCACTTTGCCAGACGGGGTCACCTTCCTCTGCTCGCCGGACACCGTCCTTGCCTCCACCAAGCAATTGCGCGGCATGGCCGACTTTGACGATGCTCCCTCGGCCGCCGCTAGCGAAGGCGGCGAAGAAGCCTCCTCGGCAGAGTGA
- a CDS encoding SDR family oxidoreductase translates to MLLDGKKGLVLSVTNKNSIGWAVAEAAHAQGARVMVGAQNDRMLERVKELVAGYPNMSAVQVDFGVASDMEALVTRVREEFGTADFLVHSAAFAQREDLQGRFIETSREGFGIALDVSAYSLVALCRTLEPVLADDASVMAMSYLGSTRTVGNYNVMGVAKAALEACARYLAVDLGPRGIRVNVLSPGPINTVAARGVKGLTEMIAYVHDKSPLKREFGAKEVGGSAVYLMSDLSKGVTGQIVFIDNGYNIIGM, encoded by the coding sequence ATGCTTCTCGACGGCAAGAAGGGGCTCGTCCTTAGCGTCACGAACAAGAACAGCATCGGCTGGGCGGTCGCCGAGGCAGCCCACGCGCAGGGAGCCCGGGTCATGGTCGGCGCTCAGAACGACCGGATGCTCGAACGGGTGAAGGAACTTGTCGCCGGTTACCCGAACATGTCGGCCGTCCAAGTCGATTTCGGTGTCGCGTCTGACATGGAGGCCCTCGTCACTCGCGTCCGCGAAGAGTTCGGCACCGCCGACTTCCTCGTCCACTCGGCGGCCTTCGCCCAGCGCGAAGACTTGCAGGGCCGGTTTATCGAGACGAGTCGCGAAGGGTTTGGCATCGCCCTCGATGTCTCGGCATATTCGCTCGTCGCCCTGTGCCGGACCTTGGAGCCAGTCCTCGCCGACGACGCCAGCGTGATGGCGATGTCCTACCTGGGCTCGACCCGCACGGTGGGCAACTACAACGTGATGGGAGTGGCCAAGGCAGCCTTGGAGGCCTGTGCGAGGTACCTCGCCGTCGACCTCGGCCCCCGGGGTATCCGCGTCAACGTGTTGTCGCCCGGTCCGATCAACACAGTCGCCGCCCGCGGGGTGAAGGGTTTGACCGAGATGATCGCCTATGTCCACGACAAGTCGCCGCTGAAGCGCGAGTTTGGCGCCAAGGAAGTCGGCGGGTCAGCGGTCTATCTCATGAGCGACCTCAGCAAAGGCGTGACCGGACAGATCGTGTTCATTGACAACGGCTACAACATCATCGGCATGTAA